The following proteins are encoded in a genomic region of Stutzerimonas stutzeri:
- the clpP gene encoding ATP-dependent Clp endopeptidase proteolytic subunit ClpP, translated as MSGNPFMQAPDIQAAGGLVPMVIEQSARGERAYDIYSRLLKERVIFMVGQVEDYMANLIVAQMLFLEAENPEKDIHLYINSPGGSVTAGMAIYDTMQFIKADVSTTCIGQACSMGAFLLAGGAKGKRYCLPNARVMIHQPLGGFQGQASDIDIHAREILYIRERLNQLLAHHTGQDMATIERDTNRDYFMSATRALEYGVVDAVHEKRQQPV; from the coding sequence ATGTCCGGCAATCCGTTTATGCAAGCACCAGATATCCAGGCGGCTGGTGGGCTGGTGCCCATGGTCATCGAGCAATCCGCTCGTGGCGAGCGCGCGTATGACATCTATTCCCGTCTCCTGAAGGAGCGGGTGATCTTCATGGTAGGCCAGGTGGAAGACTACATGGCCAACCTGATCGTCGCGCAGATGCTGTTCCTCGAGGCGGAGAACCCCGAGAAGGATATCCATCTTTACATCAATTCTCCGGGCGGCTCCGTAACCGCGGGCATGGCCATCTACGACACCATGCAATTCATCAAGGCCGACGTTTCGACGACCTGTATCGGCCAGGCTTGCAGCATGGGAGCGTTCCTGCTCGCCGGCGGCGCCAAAGGTAAGCGCTACTGCTTGCCCAATGCTCGGGTGATGATCCATCAGCCGCTCGGCGGCTTCCAGGGGCAGGCTTCGGATATCGACATTCATGCGCGCGAGATTCTCTATATCCGCGAGCGATTGAATCAGTTGCTGGCCCACCACACCGGCCAGGATATGGCGACGATCGAGCGTGATACCAACCGCGACTACTTCATGAGCGCTACCCGGGCGCTGGAATATGGAGTCGTCGACGCTGTTCATGAGAAGCGCCAACAGCCGGTCTGA
- the tig gene encoding trigger factor, whose amino-acid sequence MQVSVESTSALERRMTIGVPVERIETEVNKRLQQTASRAKIPGFRPGKVPMSVIRQRYEAAARQEALGDLIQATFYEAVVAEKLNPAGAPSVEPKVFEKGKDLEYVATFEVFPEFKVAGFEGIEVERLQAEVTDADVDNMLDILRKQNTRYEKAERAAEDGDQLNIDFVGKIDGEAFAGGSAKGTQLVLGSGRMIPGFESALVGAKAGEERVINPTFPEDYQNLDLAGKTAEFTVTVNSVEAPQLPELNEEFFAQFGVQEGGLDGFRAEVKKNMERELRQAIKTKVKNQVMEGLVSANPIEVPKALIDNEVNRLRVQAVQQFGGNIKPDQLPAELFEEQAKRRVVLGLIVAEVVKQYELKPDDARVRELIEEMASAYQEPEQVVSWYYKNDEQLNEVRSVVLEEQVVDTVLQQAKVTDKSVSYEEAVKPAEAPQAA is encoded by the coding sequence ATGCAAGTTTCTGTTGAAAGCACCTCCGCTCTTGAGCGCCGCATGACCATTGGCGTGCCGGTCGAGCGCATCGAGACCGAAGTCAACAAGCGTCTGCAGCAGACCGCCAGCCGTGCAAAGATCCCAGGTTTCCGTCCCGGCAAGGTGCCGATGAGCGTCATTCGTCAGCGTTACGAGGCAGCCGCACGTCAGGAAGCGCTCGGTGATCTGATTCAGGCCACGTTCTACGAGGCTGTGGTGGCAGAAAAGTTGAACCCTGCCGGCGCGCCCTCCGTTGAGCCGAAGGTGTTCGAGAAGGGTAAGGATCTCGAGTACGTTGCAACGTTCGAGGTTTTTCCCGAGTTCAAGGTTGCGGGTTTCGAGGGGATCGAAGTCGAGCGTCTGCAGGCGGAAGTCACGGATGCGGACGTCGACAACATGCTCGACATCCTGCGTAAGCAGAACACCCGCTATGAGAAGGCCGAGCGTGCAGCCGAAGATGGCGACCAGTTGAACATCGATTTCGTCGGCAAGATCGACGGCGAAGCCTTTGCTGGCGGTTCGGCCAAGGGAACGCAGCTGGTGCTGGGCTCTGGTCGCATGATTCCGGGCTTCGAGTCCGCACTCGTTGGCGCCAAGGCTGGTGAGGAACGGGTGATCAACCCGACGTTCCCAGAGGACTACCAGAATCTCGATCTGGCTGGTAAGACGGCCGAGTTCACCGTGACGGTCAATAGCGTCGAAGCACCCCAGCTGCCTGAGTTGAACGAAGAGTTCTTCGCGCAGTTCGGCGTGCAGGAAGGCGGCCTGGATGGGTTCCGTGCCGAGGTCAAGAAGAACATGGAACGCGAGCTGCGCCAAGCCATCAAGACCAAGGTGAAGAATCAGGTCATGGAAGGTTTGGTCAGCGCCAACCCGATCGAAGTGCCGAAAGCGCTGATCGATAACGAAGTGAATCGCTTGCGCGTTCAGGCCGTTCAGCAGTTCGGCGGCAACATCAAGCCGGACCAACTGCCTGCTGAGCTGTTCGAAGAACAGGCCAAGCGTCGCGTCGTGCTGGGGCTCATCGTTGCTGAAGTGGTCAAGCAGTACGAGCTCAAGCCTGACGACGCCCGTGTACGCGAGTTGATCGAGGAGATGGCTTCGGCCTATCAGGAGCCGGAGCAGGTTGTGTCCTGGTACTACAAGAACGACGAGCAATTGAACGAAGTTCGCTCTGTTGTGCTCGAAGAACAAGTTGTAGATACTGTCCTGCAGCAGGCTAAAGTGACCGACAAATCGGTCTCCTACGAAGAAGCAGTGAAGCCTGCGGAAGCTCCGCAAGCTGCCTGA
- a CDS encoding DoxX family protein, which translates to MTDDIGKLVLRLSVGVLILLHGISKLLNGVEGIAGMLSSHGLPTFLAYGAYLGEVVGPILVILGLFTRVGAILMVGNMLFAFGLAHMQQIFSLSQTGGWALELQGMFLFGSIAIALLGAGKHSVGGVNGRYN; encoded by the coding sequence ATGACTGACGACATTGGAAAATTGGTATTACGGTTATCGGTGGGGGTACTGATCCTCCTGCACGGCATATCCAAACTGCTCAACGGCGTAGAGGGTATTGCCGGCATGCTGAGCAGCCATGGGCTACCGACGTTCTTGGCCTACGGCGCATACCTGGGCGAGGTCGTGGGCCCTATTCTGGTCATACTCGGTCTGTTCACACGTGTAGGCGCCATACTCATGGTCGGCAATATGCTCTTCGCCTTTGGCCTGGCCCATATGCAACAGATCTTCTCGCTCAGCCAGACGGGAGGTTGGGCCTTGGAGCTGCAGGGGATGTTCCTCTTCGGCTCGATCGCGATAGCCCTGCTCGGTGCCGGTAAACACAGCGTTGGCGGAGTTAACGGCCGCTATAACTGA
- a CDS encoding DUF3325 family protein: MSNEGLWLLAAVASMGLATSWLALSLPAHWRQVFSADEVAPDYLRALGCLALMVSALCCFKADHPSMAVLVWFTLLPVAAVATAVTLSYRPVLLRLFCPVFLRTR, translated from the coding sequence ATGAGTAATGAAGGTCTGTGGTTGTTGGCCGCGGTCGCCAGCATGGGCTTGGCGACCAGCTGGTTGGCGTTGTCCCTGCCGGCGCACTGGCGCCAGGTGTTCAGCGCGGACGAGGTTGCCCCGGACTATCTGCGCGCCCTGGGCTGTCTGGCGCTGATGGTATCGGCTCTGTGCTGCTTCAAGGCCGACCATCCATCCATGGCGGTGCTGGTCTGGTTCACCCTGTTGCCGGTCGCCGCCGTAGCAACGGCCGTGACTCTGAGCTACCGGCCGGTGCTGCTGCGCCTGTTCTGTCCGGTATTTCTGCGCACTCGATAA
- a CDS encoding PepSY-associated TM helix domain-containing protein: MLNNFRQSMAWVHTWFGLVLGFVLMVVFFFGALSVFDREIDRWAIPDTRFEPQPMPSYDNLLKQVFADLKPHPVDMAATKGRVIGDLPAPETMPMVSLYAYTTHRDPVLSIGGEFGIPNQPKDPADDHLHVHGWATIDPRSGEMLPDDQLKIGSSWFYPMHYSLQLNWKNLGIFVVGLAALVMLVALVTGVIMHRKIFKEFFTFRPRKRTQRSALDLHNMSGVVALPFHFFFAFTGLVIFASMYYFPVSGTVLKPLHDRHEVIEAAHTGLPHDEAGVPAQMASVDGMVAEAKRIWAARDMPGEVGLLTIEHLNDANGYVSIYRAGSDRVALVGEGIHFKASTGELLREDPQSDPVGAVNQFLTGLHLQHFEHWALRWLYVAGGLLGCVCIATGFVFFVEKRKQEHARLGLQGCRLVDAMAVTTVTGMLLAAIAMLAANRLLPEAMPGRGEWEKWVFWGAWLASLLHALWRSAPVTEARHNPAWREQCWAVALLCVAAVLLNWITTGDHLLKTMLLDPYWAVAGVDLSLLACALVALLTARRLARPVDVADRTRIGGVAYE, translated from the coding sequence ATGCTGAACAACTTTCGCCAATCCATGGCCTGGGTACATACCTGGTTCGGTTTGGTGCTGGGCTTCGTGCTGATGGTCGTCTTCTTTTTCGGTGCACTGTCGGTGTTCGACCGCGAGATCGATCGTTGGGCGATTCCCGATACACGCTTCGAGCCGCAGCCTATGCCGTCCTACGACAACCTGCTGAAACAGGTATTTGCCGATCTCAAACCGCATCCGGTGGATATGGCGGCAACCAAAGGGCGGGTAATCGGCGACCTGCCGGCGCCGGAGACCATGCCCATGGTCTCGCTCTACGCCTACACCACCCACCGAGATCCGGTGCTGAGCATTGGTGGCGAGTTTGGTATCCCCAACCAGCCAAAGGATCCAGCGGATGACCATCTGCACGTGCATGGCTGGGCGACCATCGACCCCCGCAGCGGTGAGATGCTCCCCGATGACCAGCTCAAGATCGGGAGCAGCTGGTTCTATCCAATGCACTACAGCCTGCAACTAAACTGGAAAAACCTGGGCATCTTTGTGGTGGGGCTGGCCGCGCTCGTGATGTTGGTCGCTCTGGTCACCGGTGTGATCATGCACCGTAAGATCTTCAAGGAGTTTTTCACCTTCCGTCCGCGCAAACGGACCCAGCGCAGCGCGCTGGACCTGCATAACATGAGTGGCGTGGTGGCGTTGCCGTTCCACTTCTTTTTTGCCTTCACCGGGTTGGTGATCTTCGCGTCGATGTACTACTTCCCAGTCTCCGGAACCGTGCTCAAACCGCTGCATGATCGGCATGAGGTGATCGAGGCGGCGCATACCGGCTTGCCCCATGATGAGGCCGGTGTGCCCGCGCAGATGGCCTCCGTCGATGGCATGGTGGCTGAGGCCAAGCGCATCTGGGCTGCGCGCGATATGCCGGGAGAGGTCGGTTTGCTGACTATCGAGCATCTGAATGACGCCAACGGCTACGTCAGCATCTACCGCGCCGGCAGCGATCGTGTGGCGCTGGTCGGGGAGGGCATTCACTTCAAGGCGAGTACCGGCGAGCTACTGCGCGAAGACCCGCAGAGTGACCCGGTTGGTGCCGTCAATCAATTTCTCACCGGCTTGCACCTGCAGCACTTCGAACACTGGGCGCTGCGCTGGCTATACGTGGCGGGCGGTCTGCTGGGCTGTGTGTGCATCGCCACCGGATTTGTATTCTTCGTCGAAAAACGCAAGCAGGAGCACGCCCGGCTCGGGTTGCAGGGCTGTCGGTTGGTTGACGCCATGGCGGTCACCACGGTTACCGGCATGCTGCTGGCGGCGATTGCCATGCTGGCGGCCAACCGACTGCTGCCTGAGGCCATGCCGGGCCGTGGCGAATGGGAAAAGTGGGTGTTCTGGGGTGCCTGGCTGGCGAGTTTGCTGCATGCGCTGTGGCGTAGTGCGCCAGTGACCGAAGCGCGGCACAACCCGGCGTGGCGCGAGCAATGCTGGGCCGTAGCGCTGCTCTGCGTCGCTGCGGTGCTGCTCAACTGGATCACCACGGGTGACCACCTGCTAAAGACAATGTTGCTTGACCCCTACTGGGCAGTGGCCGGCGTCGATCTGAGCCTGTTGGCCTGCGCGCTGGTAGCGCTACTCACAGCCCGCCGTCTGGCAAGGCCCGTTGATGTCGCGGACCGCACTCGCATCGGTGGGGTGGCCTATGAGTAA
- a CDS encoding DUF3649 domain-containing protein, producing MSLSVMSPVAVVSRVLAAIFGCYAFVWGVVALGVAALNGVGVDYHAAEQAMMILAFILYLALFLWTFAAASLWRVWLVLALGSVLMLAAAWQLQRMIIG from the coding sequence GTGAGCCTGTCGGTAATGTCTCCTGTTGCGGTGGTATCCCGCGTCCTGGCCGCGATCTTCGGCTGCTATGCATTCGTCTGGGGCGTGGTGGCGCTGGGCGTGGCGGCGCTGAATGGGGTTGGGGTGGATTACCATGCCGCCGAGCAGGCGATGATGATACTGGCCTTCATACTGTATCTCGCGCTGTTTCTCTGGACTTTTGCCGCAGCCAGTCTGTGGCGGGTCTGGTTGGTACTGGCGCTGGGCAGCGTCCTGATGCTGGCAGCTGCCTGGCAGCTGCAGCGCATGATCATCGGATAG
- a CDS encoding TonB-dependent siderophore receptor yields MADTETRLVPARTPWQCKAGALLFCVPLAAVPLSSFAQESAASDEPFRLAPIIVNAKAAADDDANSVVAKELWVGGKVATSLLDTPASVSVITQKEIEQRSASTTEEVLQYTPGVITDYYGTDDRNDYFQIRGFQATTYRDGLTLGSMRGVREEPFAYERIEVLRGANSTLFGPADPGGSVNFVSKQPRFERIRQGYVTYGSFDHKEAGVDVGDALNGSDTLAFRLTGKMQDSEREYDHSQDDNGLIMGGLTWEPTAFTSATLIVDHLRQDGTPNSGGYPKDREYDRDAFFGEPSYNFHDVERTNISGGFSHDFDNGFTLRSNLRHSDLSDGYGYVYINDVAGRTGPLVDRGYLGSDGEAEQLNGNLMLQYDGRFENIDSSSIVGVEYLDAHSENVSVYGSADPIDISRPVYRGVSPAIVYQDKDQDSTIKSLFLQQNLSFYERVILTLGMRHDSMDVSETDHLSGTRSSDRFSENSFRGALTYIVNDEVSAYVSMVESVSPPEVGVTPERGSQYEVGVKYSPVAINALFSAAIYELTQDDVATAVVQPNGAIEQQTVGEQQVRGLDLEAKAELTENLSVIGGYSYMETEVLRGALNVWGVGVVSIEGNEFVSAPKHSASLWSYYSVPGTNVSVGLGARYVGSYHFSNFNDTGESEATTLFDAAFNYQIAKDTDLAVNVSNLLDEQHVVGSGTADYYNPGRELTAKLSYSW; encoded by the coding sequence ATGGCTGACACTGAGACTCGGCTGGTTCCCGCCCGCACCCCTTGGCAATGCAAGGCCGGTGCGCTGCTCTTTTGCGTCCCGCTGGCTGCTGTGCCGCTTAGCAGCTTCGCGCAGGAGAGCGCGGCGAGTGACGAGCCATTTCGTCTCGCGCCCATTATTGTCAACGCCAAGGCGGCCGCTGACGATGATGCCAATTCGGTGGTTGCCAAGGAGCTATGGGTAGGTGGCAAGGTCGCAACCAGTCTCCTCGATACCCCGGCCTCGGTTTCGGTCATTACCCAAAAGGAAATAGAGCAGCGCAGCGCGAGCACCACCGAGGAGGTCCTGCAGTACACGCCTGGCGTGATCACCGATTATTACGGTACCGACGATCGCAACGACTACTTCCAGATTCGCGGTTTCCAGGCCACCACCTACCGGGACGGGCTGACCCTAGGTTCGATGCGCGGCGTACGCGAGGAGCCCTTTGCCTATGAGCGTATTGAAGTGCTGCGTGGTGCCAACTCCACCCTGTTTGGTCCGGCAGACCCAGGCGGCTCGGTCAACTTTGTCAGCAAGCAGCCACGCTTCGAGCGCATTCGTCAGGGATACGTCACTTACGGCTCCTTCGATCATAAAGAAGCGGGCGTGGATGTGGGCGATGCGCTGAACGGTAGTGACACGCTGGCCTTCCGGCTCACTGGCAAGATGCAGGACAGCGAGCGGGAGTACGATCACTCCCAGGATGACAACGGGCTCATTATGGGCGGCCTGACCTGGGAGCCGACCGCCTTCACCTCTGCCACGCTGATAGTGGATCATCTGCGCCAGGACGGGACGCCCAACAGTGGCGGTTACCCGAAAGACCGGGAATATGATCGCGACGCCTTCTTCGGTGAGCCAAGTTACAACTTCCACGATGTCGAGCGGACCAATATCAGCGGCGGCTTCAGCCATGATTTCGACAACGGTTTTACGTTGCGCAGCAATCTGCGTCACAGCGACCTGAGTGATGGGTACGGCTATGTCTATATCAATGATGTAGCTGGGCGCACCGGTCCGTTGGTCGATCGCGGCTACCTGGGTTCTGATGGTGAGGCCGAGCAGCTAAACGGCAATCTGATGCTGCAGTACGATGGGCGCTTCGAGAATATAGATAGCAGCTCCATCGTCGGGGTGGAATATCTCGATGCGCATTCCGAAAATGTGTCGGTCTATGGCTCTGCCGATCCCATAGACATTAGCCGTCCGGTATACCGAGGCGTTTCGCCCGCCATCGTCTACCAGGACAAGGACCAGGACAGCACCATCAAGTCCCTGTTTCTGCAGCAGAACCTGTCCTTCTACGAGCGTGTCATTCTCACACTTGGCATGCGCCATGATTCCATGGACGTTTCCGAAACCGACCACCTCTCCGGGACCCGGTCTTCGGACCGCTTCTCGGAAAATTCTTTCCGCGGCGCGTTGACCTATATCGTCAACGACGAGGTTTCTGCCTATGTCAGCATGGTGGAGTCCGTTTCTCCGCCCGAGGTAGGCGTCACGCCAGAGCGGGGTAGCCAGTATGAGGTGGGTGTGAAGTATTCCCCAGTGGCGATAAATGCGCTGTTCTCGGCCGCCATCTACGAGCTGACCCAGGATGATGTCGCTACCGCTGTCGTGCAGCCGAATGGTGCCATTGAACAGCAGACCGTTGGGGAGCAGCAGGTACGTGGTCTGGATCTTGAGGCCAAGGCCGAGCTGACCGAGAACCTGAGTGTGATCGGCGGCTACTCCTACATGGAAACCGAAGTGCTTCGCGGGGCACTGAATGTGTGGGGCGTGGGCGTTGTATCAATCGAGGGCAACGAATTCGTCTCCGCGCCCAAGCACTCGGCTTCGCTATGGAGCTATTACAGTGTGCCGGGCACGAATGTCAGTGTCGGCCTGGGCGCCCGTTATGTAGGTAGCTACCACTTCAGCAACTTCAATGATACCGGCGAGAGCGAGGCGACGACCTTGTTCGATGCAGCCTTCAATTACCAGATTGCCAAGGACACGGATCTGGCAGTCAATGTCAGCAACCTGTTGGATGAGCAGCATGTCGTGGGTTCCGGTACTGCGGATTACTACAATCCGGGCCGAGAGCTCACCGCCAAGCTGAGCTACAGCTGGTGA
- a CDS encoding TonB-dependent receptor, translating into MTQAAGEIEFDLPAAPLEQSLNALAAQSDSQVLFSSDITLGKQSPALRGRLTTSEALQRLLNDSGLDVQQQDEHTFIVVPRRKPEIATAPVELAPMEVTSSRTTSDLVQQIRQVDVIEREQLEKLRMASGSLATVLAKIIPGMSDSSRTVTDYGQTLRGRTMLILVDGVPLNTNRDSSRNLATIDAALIERVEVIHGSSAIYGAGATGGIVNITTRPAGGEMRAETTLTGTSSLTQLDNDSLGGQLQHRLSGSLDQFDYALDFGARHIGSSFDADGQRIAPEPSQGDMFDSNAFNIGGKLGLRIDENQRIQLALSHYDAQQDSDYTSDPSVAKLPAGTVPAQALKGLNLDEQNQIKNTIANLEYSHEDLLGSRMSGQLYYRDYFTRFTPFDARGVATRGRFVDQVMQNSEVFGSRLTLRTPLGERTELVWGGDLNHERSDMPLDIFDPAIYDASGGTDFEKIGKMTYMPELTTLSSGAFAQLQHRINDQWSVEGGLRYEYATANFGDFVPLSEIHNASPTTVQGGTTRYDDLLYNLGVVYAPVPSQEIYAAFSQGFQLPDIGVQVRNARRGFDIDSSDLEPVKTNNYELGWRGTLGDQTLASLALFYTTSKLGDVQSFNNGLILTRTEERIYGVEGSAEWLSLDDIWGVGGTFTWMRGREKPDNGDWRDMTGFRVPPLKLTAYLQYQPSEAWSNRLQVTYVGSEDYRLDGVASFGRREVDSYTTVDLISDYRLSNADKLSLGIENLFNRDYYPLYSQLMRSSSNTSRLPGSGTTLTLGYNHQW; encoded by the coding sequence ATGACACAGGCCGCTGGCGAAATCGAGTTCGATCTGCCCGCGGCGCCTCTCGAACAATCTCTGAACGCACTGGCAGCCCAGTCTGACAGCCAGGTACTGTTTTCCAGCGACATCACCCTCGGCAAACAGTCGCCTGCCCTGCGCGGTCGGCTGACAACCAGCGAAGCCCTGCAACGCCTGCTCAACGACAGCGGCCTCGACGTGCAGCAACAGGATGAACACACCTTTATCGTGGTGCCGCGCCGCAAGCCGGAAATCGCTACGGCCCCTGTCGAACTGGCGCCCATGGAAGTGACTTCATCACGTACGACCAGCGATCTGGTACAGCAGATACGTCAGGTCGACGTCATCGAGCGCGAACAGTTGGAAAAGCTGCGCATGGCCTCCGGTAGCTTGGCTACGGTGCTGGCCAAGATAATCCCCGGTATGTCGGACTCCAGCCGCACCGTCACCGACTATGGCCAGACCCTGCGCGGCCGCACCATGCTAATCCTGGTCGACGGTGTACCGCTGAACACCAACCGCGACTCTTCGCGCAACCTGGCGACTATCGATGCGGCGCTGATTGAGCGTGTCGAGGTAATTCACGGTAGCAGTGCGATCTATGGGGCTGGCGCCACGGGTGGCATCGTCAACATCACCACACGTCCTGCAGGTGGTGAAATGCGCGCCGAAACCACGCTAACCGGCACTTCTTCACTGACCCAACTCGACAACGATAGCCTCGGCGGACAGCTGCAACATCGCCTGTCCGGCTCCCTGGACCAGTTCGACTACGCGCTCGACTTCGGCGCGCGGCATATCGGCAGCTCGTTCGACGCCGATGGCCAGCGCATTGCGCCAGAGCCCAGCCAAGGCGACATGTTCGACTCCAACGCCTTCAATATCGGCGGCAAGCTCGGCCTGCGCATCGATGAGAACCAACGCATCCAGCTCGCTCTCAGCCACTACGATGCCCAGCAGGACAGTGACTACACCTCCGACCCGTCTGTGGCCAAACTACCCGCAGGCACGGTACCGGCGCAGGCGCTCAAAGGTCTCAACCTGGACGAGCAGAACCAGATCAAGAACACCATCGCGAACCTAGAATATAGCCATGAAGACCTGCTCGGCAGCCGTATGTCGGGACAGCTCTATTACCGCGACTACTTCACACGCTTCACCCCCTTCGATGCCCGTGGCGTGGCTACTCGTGGACGTTTCGTCGACCAAGTAATGCAGAACAGCGAAGTCTTCGGCAGCCGCCTGACCCTGCGCACACCGCTGGGCGAGAGGACGGAGCTGGTCTGGGGTGGCGATCTGAACCACGAGCGCAGCGACATGCCGCTCGACATCTTCGATCCGGCGATCTATGACGCCAGTGGGGGCACCGACTTCGAGAAGATCGGTAAGATGACCTACATGCCGGAGCTGACCACCCTCAGCAGCGGCGCCTTTGCCCAACTGCAGCACCGCATCAACGATCAGTGGTCCGTCGAGGGCGGCCTGCGTTACGAGTACGCCACCGCCAATTTCGGCGATTTCGTTCCGCTTTCCGAGATCCACAACGCCAGCCCGACGACCGTGCAAGGCGGCACGACCCGTTACGACGACCTGCTGTATAACCTCGGCGTGGTGTACGCCCCGGTTCCCAGCCAGGAGATCTATGCGGCCTTCAGCCAGGGCTTCCAGCTGCCGGACATCGGCGTTCAGGTACGCAACGCACGTAGGGGCTTCGACATCGACTCCTCCGATCTGGAACCGGTGAAGACCAACAACTACGAGCTGGGCTGGCGCGGTACTCTCGGAGATCAAACCCTGGCCTCGCTGGCTCTGTTCTACACCACCTCAAAGCTGGGCGACGTGCAGAGCTTCAACAACGGCCTAATCCTCACCCGCACCGAGGAGCGCATCTACGGCGTCGAAGGCAGCGCCGAGTGGCTGAGCCTGGATGACATCTGGGGCGTGGGTGGCACTTTCACCTGGATGAGGGGTCGCGAAAAACCGGACAACGGCGATTGGCGGGACATGACCGGCTTCCGCGTGCCTCCGCTGAAACTGACTGCCTACCTCCAGTATCAACCGAGCGAGGCTTGGAGCAACCGCCTGCAGGTCACCTACGTCGGCAGCGAGGACTACCGCCTGGATGGCGTGGCCAGTTTCGGCCGCCGCGAAGTCGACAGCTACACCACGGTGGACCTGATCAGCGACTACCGTCTGAGCAACGCCGACAAGTTGAGCCTGGGCATCGAGAACCTGTTCAACCGTGACTACTACCCGCTGTACAGCCAGCTGATGCGCAGCAGCAGCAACACCAGCCGCCTGCCAGGTTCCGGCACCACGCTGACACTGGGATATAACCATCAGTGGTAA
- a CDS encoding FecR family protein encodes MNRPADEHNSTDDALARHREELKRRFPLPLPVKKSRKRPAMLGLVIGAIVLGLVWLDPAYRSEHYRSAPGQVQSIALVDGSTFTLDGASQVNVSWHLRSRRVELLAGQALFDVAPATYRPFRTQAGSTEITVVGTRYNVSRLADDVRVTVEEGKVGVRSRTDELLLTPGQQVLVHNGQLGNPTQVDVKALNGWIKGRVVFDRTPLVEVLDTLQRQQNTVVRLNSPDLAQLPVSGAFRSANLDALLTLLPKILPVELHTADDGSLSLSRRATKK; translated from the coding sequence ATGAATCGCCCCGCTGACGAGCACAACTCTACAGACGACGCGCTCGCGCGCCATCGCGAGGAGCTGAAGCGGCGTTTCCCCCTGCCGTTGCCTGTCAAGAAATCCCGGAAACGTCCCGCCATGCTTGGGTTGGTGATCGGCGCGATAGTCCTGGGGCTGGTCTGGCTCGACCCAGCCTATCGCAGCGAGCACTATCGCAGTGCACCGGGCCAGGTGCAGAGCATCGCCCTGGTTGACGGCAGCACCTTCACCCTCGATGGTGCCAGCCAGGTCAACGTCAGCTGGCACCTGCGCAGCCGTCGCGTCGAGTTGCTGGCGGGGCAGGCACTGTTCGATGTCGCCCCTGCCACCTACCGTCCTTTCCGCACACAGGCCGGCTCGACCGAGATCACCGTGGTCGGTACCCGCTACAACGTCAGCCGCCTGGCAGACGATGTGCGTGTGACCGTCGAGGAAGGCAAGGTCGGTGTACGCAGCCGGACGGATGAGCTGCTGCTCACGCCCGGCCAGCAGGTTCTGGTGCACAACGGCCAGCTAGGCAATCCGACGCAGGTCGATGTCAAGGCTTTGAACGGTTGGATCAAAGGCCGCGTGGTATTTGATCGCACTCCGCTGGTCGAGGTGCTCGACACGCTCCAGCGCCAACAGAACACTGTCGTGCGCCTCAACAGCCCGGATCTGGCACAGCTGCCTGTATCCGGCGCCTTTCGCAGCGCCAATCTGGATGCCTTGTTGACCTTGCTGCCGAAGATACTTCCGGTGGAACTGCACACTGCTGACGACGGCTCTTTGAGCCTGAGCCGACGGGCTACGAAAAAATAA
- a CDS encoding RNA polymerase sigma factor, whose product MPYASAKQSLITTLTRHYDELVDSVRRRFGDRQAAREVVHEVCVHLLESPEKEAVRVPLALLHKITHDRAISHYRSERRRQAWVDDQVDLNEVLCNAPCLERQRAAADELDRLCAAIAELPARCQQVFVMHKIYELPQQQVAERLGISVKTVEKHLKVGMAKCLARLGYQKASV is encoded by the coding sequence TTGCCTTACGCCTCGGCCAAACAGTCTCTGATTACGACCCTAACCCGTCATTATGATGAGCTGGTTGATTCTGTTCGTCGTCGTTTCGGCGACCGCCAGGCGGCGCGCGAGGTGGTACACGAAGTTTGTGTGCATCTGCTGGAGTCGCCCGAAAAAGAAGCTGTACGTGTGCCCTTGGCGCTGCTGCACAAGATCACTCATGATCGCGCTATCAGCCACTACCGCAGCGAGCGCCGCAGGCAAGCCTGGGTGGACGACCAGGTCGACCTGAACGAGGTTCTCTGTAATGCCCCGTGCCTGGAGCGCCAGCGTGCTGCCGCTGACGAATTGGACCGCCTATGCGCCGCTATCGCCGAGCTACCAGCACGCTGCCAGCAAGTTTTCGTCATGCACAAGATTTATGAGCTGCCGCAGCAGCAGGTTGCCGAAAGACTAGGAATTTCGGTAAAGACCGTGGAAAAACACCTCAAGGTCGGCATGGCCAAGTGCCTGGCCCGCCTGGGCTATCAGAAGGCCTCCGTATGA